In Candidatus Bathyarchaeota archaeon, a single genomic region encodes these proteins:
- the lysW/argW gene encoding alpha-aminoadipate/glutamate carrier protein LysW/ArgW, whose protein sequence is MVSCKCPECDGDVEIPDDVMDGEIISCQDCGEEFEVSFNEKKEIKLKPAEVVAEDWGE, encoded by the coding sequence ATGGTTTCTTGTAAATGCCCAGAGTGTGATGGAGACGTAGAAATCCCAGATGATGTCATGGATGGAGAGATTATAAGTTGTCAAGATTGTGGAGAGGAATTTGAGGTTAGCTTCAACGAGAAAAAAGAGATAAAACTTAAACCAGCTGAGGTTGTCGCTGAAGACTGGGGAGAGTAG